The following proteins are co-located in the Halococcus salsus genome:
- a CDS encoding DUF7118 family protein codes for MSETTHRDPTATLTAAHEAYDAAVERVTDHGEADLRAVADAYDRATTLLDKYEDRATGTGDFEGFIEFRESFDSLVEGLDDDLPRREAFETANDRFDKRRLSTGDFAAARDALAPVEELVGVLDDRDAERERYREARRRVANRRDELEREVADLKRLSDLAAVDLDAPTGDLREPIEAYNDRVREAFDAFRHEASARQLLEFVGTTRHYPLVSFRPPPTDLRDYVESSPVGAEPLATLTEYADYSASKLDHYVENPDEFRRHVVVNRSYLDGLDAEPLTVSWPPPTAGVLRYRIRELVAVVGRFAPESTVARLRSLRETSETDRYERLRRAAAARESLTQAERTRLAEGTVESDLEAARAERDRLDEALAAHPGP; via the coding sequence ATGAGTGAGACGACCCACCGCGACCCGACGGCGACCCTGACGGCGGCCCACGAGGCGTACGACGCGGCCGTCGAGCGGGTCACCGACCACGGCGAGGCCGACCTCCGGGCGGTCGCCGACGCCTACGACCGTGCGACGACGCTGCTCGACAAGTACGAGGACCGGGCCACGGGCACCGGCGACTTCGAGGGCTTCATCGAGTTCCGGGAGTCGTTCGATTCGCTCGTCGAGGGTCTCGACGACGACCTTCCGCGCCGCGAGGCGTTCGAGACCGCGAACGACCGTTTCGACAAACGACGACTCTCGACGGGCGACTTCGCCGCCGCCCGTGACGCGCTCGCGCCGGTCGAGGAGCTCGTGGGCGTGCTCGACGACCGCGACGCCGAACGCGAGCGCTACCGTGAGGCACGACGGCGGGTGGCGAACCGGCGCGACGAACTCGAACGCGAGGTCGCGGACCTCAAACGGCTCTCCGACCTCGCGGCGGTCGACCTCGACGCGCCGACCGGCGACCTCCGTGAGCCGATCGAGGCCTACAACGACCGCGTTCGCGAGGCTTTCGACGCGTTTCGACACGAAGCGAGCGCCCGCCAGCTCCTCGAGTTCGTCGGCACGACCCGCCACTACCCGCTGGTGTCGTTCCGCCCGCCGCCGACCGACCTCCGGGACTACGTCGAATCGAGTCCCGTCGGAGCCGAACCGCTCGCCACCCTCACCGAGTACGCGGACTACTCGGCCTCGAAGCTCGACCACTACGTCGAGAACCCGGACGAGTTCCGACGCCACGTCGTCGTCAACCGGAGCTACCTCGACGGCCTCGACGCCGAGCCGCTCACGGTGTCGTGGCCGCCGCCGACCGCCGGGGTGCTCCGCTACCGGATCCGCGAACTGGTCGCCGTCGTCGGTCGGTTCGCCCCCGAATCGACGGTCGCACGGCTCCGCTCGCTCCGTGAGACAAGCGAGACGGACCGCTACGAACGGCTTCGGCGCGCCGCCGCCGCCCGCGAAAGCCTCACGCAGGCCGAACGAACCCGACTCGCCGAGGGTACGGTCGAAAGCGACCTCGAGGCCGCCCGCGCCGAACGCGACCGGCTCGACGAGGCGCTCGCGGCGCACCCCGGCCCCTGA
- the hisI gene encoding phosphoribosyl-AMP cyclohydrolase, translated as MSRTDSVTTPDLEFGPDGLLTVVAQDAETREVLMVAHASADAIERTRETGLGHYYSRSRDELWQKGQSSGHVQHIEEIRVDCDGDAVLYLVDQEGGACHVGYESCFYRTLDGEVVAERVFDPDAVYE; from the coding sequence ATGAGCCGAACGGATTCGGTCACCACGCCCGACCTCGAGTTCGGCCCCGACGGGCTCCTCACGGTGGTCGCCCAGGACGCCGAGACCCGCGAGGTCCTGATGGTGGCTCACGCCTCCGCGGACGCGATCGAACGCACCCGCGAGACGGGGCTGGGTCACTACTACTCGCGGAGCCGCGACGAACTCTGGCAGAAGGGCCAATCGAGCGGCCACGTCCAGCATATCGAGGAGATCCGCGTCGACTGCGACGGCGACGCCGTGCTCTACCTCGTCGACCAGGAGGGCGGGGCGTGCCACGTGGGCTACGAGAGCTGCTTCTATCGCACGCTCGACGGCGAGGTGGTCGCCGAACGCGTCTTCGACCCCGACGCCGTCTATGAGTGA
- the glmM gene encoding phosphoglucosamine mutase: MRLFGSSGIRGTANEEVTPEFSLRVAMAVGTVVGGERVALGRDTRASGPMLADAAASGLVSVGCDVERLGALPTPAVQCYAEQEGVPAVVITASHNPPTDNGIKLVGPDGIEFPIERLERVEDVLAAEEFERVPWNETGDSRRIEGARRRYVEEVVDAVARERIAAADLTVALDPGHGAGALTSPDIFRALGCRVVTVNAQPEGTFPGRDPEPVPENLGDLRRLVRTTDADIGIAHDGDADRAVFVDEHGETITGDASLAALAAGALGPGDRTVSAVTVSQRLVDVAEHAEADLELTPVGSTRIISRIRDLQHEGISVPVAGEGNGGVLFPGYRLARDGAYTAARFLELVAERPASAVVDDVGGYYNRRTAVEYDGDTERETLLDAAATYANDSAGDLDVTDGYRLSFGDAWVLVRESGTEPKVRIYAEASEDDRAEQLATDVREALETATAKC; encoded by the coding sequence ATGAGACTGTTCGGGTCGAGTGGGATACGGGGGACCGCGAACGAGGAGGTGACGCCGGAGTTCAGCCTCCGAGTCGCGATGGCGGTCGGCACGGTGGTCGGTGGGGAACGGGTGGCGCTCGGGCGGGACACACGCGCGAGCGGGCCGATGCTCGCGGATGCAGCAGCGAGCGGGCTGGTGAGCGTCGGCTGTGACGTCGAGCGGTTGGGCGCGTTGCCCACACCCGCCGTCCAGTGTTACGCCGAGCAGGAAGGGGTGCCGGCGGTGGTGATCACCGCCTCGCACAACCCGCCGACGGACAACGGGATCAAGCTCGTCGGCCCCGACGGGATCGAGTTCCCGATCGAGCGCCTCGAACGCGTCGAGGACGTGCTGGCGGCCGAGGAGTTCGAGCGCGTCCCGTGGAACGAGACCGGCGACTCGCGTCGGATCGAGGGTGCGCGGCGGCGCTACGTCGAGGAAGTCGTGGACGCCGTGGCCCGCGAGCGGATCGCGGCGGCGGACCTGACGGTGGCGCTCGACCCCGGCCACGGTGCGGGGGCGCTGACGAGCCCGGACATCTTCCGCGCGCTCGGCTGTCGGGTCGTCACCGTCAACGCCCAGCCCGAGGGCACGTTTCCGGGTCGGGATCCGGAACCGGTTCCCGAGAACCTCGGAGACCTGCGGCGATTGGTGCGCACCACGGATGCCGATATCGGGATCGCTCACGACGGCGACGCCGACCGTGCGGTGTTCGTCGACGAACACGGCGAGACGATCACCGGCGACGCAAGCCTCGCGGCGCTCGCGGCTGGCGCGCTCGGACCCGGCGACAGGACCGTCTCGGCGGTGACGGTCTCCCAGCGGCTCGTGGACGTGGCCGAACACGCCGAGGCCGACCTCGAACTCACGCCCGTCGGGAGCACCCGGATCATCTCGCGGATCCGCGACCTCCAGCACGAAGGGATTTCAGTACCCGTCGCCGGCGAGGGCAACGGCGGCGTGTTGTTCCCGGGATACCGTCTGGCGCGCGACGGCGCGTACACCGCCGCACGCTTTCTCGAGCTCGTGGCCGAGCGCCCCGCGAGCGCGGTGGTCGACGACGTCGGCGGCTACTACAACCGACGAACGGCGGTCGAGTACGACGGCGACACCGAACGCGAGACCCTACTGGATGCGGCGGCGACCTACGCCAACGACAGCGCCGGCGACCTCGATGTCACTGACGGCTACCGGTTGAGCTTCGGGGACGCGTGGGTACTCGTTCGCGAGAGCGGGACCGAGCCCAAGGTTCGGATCTACGCCGAGGCTAGTGAGGACGACCGGGCCGAGCAGCTCGCGACGGACGTTCGGGAGGCGCTCGAAACCGCGACGGCGAAGTGTTGA
- a CDS encoding inorganic phosphate transporter: MTVGVVLQSSTSLAVVGVAVLASFGMAWALGASSNSPPFAPAVGANALPTMRAAFFIGVFAALGAVAQGGSISRTVGQDLIDGVSITPLAAAAALLTAAAFIAIGVRTGYPIPAAFATTGAVVGAGLSLGGAPAFDTYTRLASFWVAVPFVSATIAYGTATLLRRDDVPETVSVPALAGLVGAILANVRLAIFPGPDGQGTLAEFVSRRVGSGPELVAGYDLVSVVVSLAFGAVVFLALRRRMQASVDAGIRGFLVGLGAVVAFSSGGSQVGLATGPIEPLFDSLGTPAVLLLGLGAVGILLGAWMGSPRLLQAVAREYSQLGVRRSIAALIPGFIIAQVAIALGIPISFNNIIISSVIGSGLAAGSAGTSMRKIGFTLVAWLVSLVGAGLVGYGLYQLLAFLTGA, encoded by the coding sequence ATGACCGTCGGGGTCGTCCTCCAGAGCTCGACGTCGCTGGCCGTGGTCGGGGTGGCGGTGCTCGCGAGCTTCGGGATGGCGTGGGCGCTCGGCGCGTCCTCGAACTCGCCGCCGTTCGCGCCGGCGGTGGGGGCGAACGCGCTCCCGACGATGCGCGCGGCCTTCTTCATCGGGGTGTTCGCGGCGCTCGGGGCGGTCGCCCAGGGTGGCAGCATCTCGCGAACGGTCGGACAGGACCTCATCGACGGCGTCTCGATCACGCCGCTCGCGGCCGCCGCGGCGCTGTTGACCGCGGCGGCGTTCATCGCGATAGGGGTGAGGACCGGCTACCCGATCCCGGCGGCGTTCGCCACCACCGGTGCGGTCGTCGGGGCGGGGCTGAGCCTCGGCGGTGCCCCGGCGTTCGACACCTACACGCGGCTGGCGTCGTTCTGGGTTGCGGTGCCGTTCGTCTCGGCGACGATCGCCTACGGTACCGCGACCCTCCTCCGGCGGGACGACGTTCCCGAGACGGTCAGCGTCCCGGCGCTCGCGGGCCTCGTGGGCGCGATCCTCGCCAACGTCCGGCTGGCGATCTTCCCCGGTCCCGACGGTCAAGGCACCCTCGCGGAGTTCGTCTCACGACGTGTGGGTAGCGGCCCGGAACTCGTCGCGGGCTACGACCTGGTCAGCGTGGTCGTGAGCCTCGCGTTCGGCGCGGTCGTCTTCCTAGCCCTCCGCCGCCGGATGCAGGCGTCGGTCGATGCCGGTATTCGAGGGTTCCTGGTCGGTCTCGGGGCGGTCGTGGCGTTCTCGAGCGGCGGGAGCCAGGTCGGGCTCGCGACGGGGCCGATCGAACCCCTGTTCGACTCGCTCGGCACGCCCGCGGTTCTGCTGCTCGGCCTCGGCGCGGTCGGCATCCTGCTCGGGGCGTGGATGGGCTCGCCGCGACTGCTCCAAGCCGTCGCCCGGGAGTACTCACAACTCGGCGTCCGGCGGTCGATCGCCGCGCTGATCCCGGGGTTCATCATCGCCCAGGTCGCCATCGCGCTCGGGATCCCGATCTCCTTCAACAACATCATCATCTCCAGCGTGATCGGGAGCGGGCTCGCCGCGGGCTCGGCGGGCACCTCGATGCGGAAGATCGGTTTCACCCTCGTCGCGTGGCTCGTCTCGCTCGTCGGCGCGGGGCTGGTGGGATACGGGCTCTATCAGCTACTGGCGTTCCTCACCGGCGCGTAG
- the uvrB gene encoding excinuclease ABC subunit UvrB: MSDTQSGPLQPDRPGADRPFRVEAPFDPAGDQPEAIEQLADGFLNGMDAQTLLGVTGSGKTNTVSWVIEEIQKPTLVIAHNKTLAAQLYDEFRNLFPDNAVEYFVSYYDYYQPEAYVEASDTYIDKDASINDEIDRLRHSATRSLLTRDDVIVVASVSAIYGLGDPRNYIDMSLELDVGDTIDRDELLKNLVDLNYERNDVDFTQGTFRVRGDTVEIFPMYGRFAVRVEFWGDEIDRLSKLDPMEGEVKSDEPAVLIHPAEHYSIPENTLDTAINEIEGLMEERVSYFERNNDLLAAQRIEERTTFDLEMLRETGYCSGIENYSVHLSDREPGDAPATLLDYFPDDFLTVIDESHQTVPQIRGQFGGDKSRKDSLVGNGFRLPTAYDNRPLRYPEFAERTGQTLFVSATPSEYEREHSEQIVEQIVRPTHLVDPEVSISPVEGQIDDLLERINDRTANDERVLVTTLTKRMAEDLTEYLEEAGIAVEYMHDETDTLERHELVRGLRLGEFDVLVGINLLREGLDIPEVSLVAILDADQEGFLRSETTLVQTMGRAARNVNGEVVLYADDVTDSMRSAIDETQRRREIQTEYNEEHGFEPRTIEKEVSETNLPGSETDTGRTTDLEPDSPDEARDLVADLEDRMDEAAGSLEFELAADIRDRIRELRVEFDLAGEDGVPPEEEGVPPEAEF; this comes from the coding sequence ATGAGTGATACCCAGTCGGGCCCGCTCCAGCCGGACCGACCCGGCGCGGACCGACCCTTCCGCGTCGAGGCCCCCTTCGACCCCGCGGGCGACCAGCCCGAAGCCATCGAACAACTCGCCGATGGCTTTCTCAATGGAATGGACGCCCAAACACTCCTCGGGGTCACGGGCTCGGGCAAGACCAACACCGTCTCGTGGGTCATCGAGGAGATCCAGAAACCCACCCTCGTCATCGCCCACAACAAGACCCTCGCCGCCCAGCTCTACGACGAGTTCCGAAACCTGTTCCCCGACAACGCCGTCGAGTACTTCGTCTCCTACTACGACTACTACCAGCCCGAAGCCTACGTCGAGGCCTCCGACACCTACATCGACAAGGACGCCTCGATCAACGACGAGATCGATAGGCTTCGTCACTCTGCAACGCGCTCGCTCCTGACGCGAGACGACGTCATCGTGGTCGCCTCCGTCTCCGCCATCTACGGCCTGGGTGACCCGCGGAACTACATCGACATGAGCCTCGAACTCGACGTCGGGGACACCATCGACCGCGACGAGTTGTTGAAAAACCTCGTCGACCTCAACTACGAGCGCAACGACGTCGACTTCACCCAGGGCACGTTCCGGGTGCGCGGTGACACCGTCGAGATCTTTCCGATGTACGGTCGGTTCGCCGTTCGCGTCGAGTTCTGGGGCGACGAGATCGACCGCCTCTCGAAACTCGACCCGATGGAGGGCGAGGTCAAGAGCGACGAACCCGCCGTCTTGATCCACCCGGCCGAACACTACTCGATCCCGGAGAACACCCTCGACACCGCGATCAACGAGATCGAGGGGCTGATGGAGGAACGCGTCTCGTACTTCGAGCGCAACAACGACCTGCTCGCGGCCCAGCGCATCGAGGAACGCACCACCTTCGACCTCGAGATGCTCCGCGAGACGGGCTACTGCTCCGGCATCGAGAACTACTCCGTCCACCTCTCGGACCGCGAACCTGGCGACGCACCCGCCACGCTCCTCGATTACTTCCCCGACGATTTTCTGACCGTGATCGACGAGTCCCATCAAACCGTCCCGCAGATCCGCGGCCAGTTCGGCGGCGACAAGTCCAGAAAGGACTCGCTGGTCGGGAACGGCTTCCGGCTCCCGACCGCCTACGACAACCGCCCGCTCCGCTACCCCGAGTTCGCCGAACGAACGGGTCAAACCCTCTTCGTCAGCGCGACGCCGAGCGAGTACGAGCGCGAGCACTCGGAGCAGATCGTCGAACAGATCGTTCGACCCACACACCTCGTCGATCCCGAAGTCAGCATCTCGCCGGTCGAGGGCCAGATCGACGACCTGCTCGAACGCATCAACGACCGCACCGCGAACGACGAACGCGTGCTGGTGACCACCCTCACCAAACGGATGGCCGAGGACCTCACCGAATACCTCGAGGAGGCGGGCATCGCCGTCGAGTACATGCACGACGAAACGGATACCCTCGAACGCCACGAACTCGTTCGCGGGCTCCGCCTCGGCGAGTTCGATGTGCTCGTTGGGATCAACCTCCTCCGGGAGGGTCTCGACATCCCCGAGGTCTCGCTCGTCGCGATCCTCGACGCCGACCAGGAGGGCTTCCTGCGCTCGGAGACCACCCTCGTCCAGACGATGGGTCGTGCGGCGCGGAACGTCAACGGCGAGGTCGTGCTCTACGCCGACGACGTCACCGACTCGATGCGCTCGGCAATCGACGAGACCCAGCGCCGTCGCGAGATCCAGACCGAGTACAACGAGGAACACGGCTTCGAACCCCGAACCATCGAAAAGGAGGTCAGCGAGACCAACCTCCCGGGCTCGGAGACCGACACCGGCCGCACGACCGACCTCGAACCCGACTCACCCGACGAGGCCCGCGACCTCGTCGCCGACCTCGAAGACCGGATGGACGAGGCCGCGGGGAGCCTCGAGTTCGAACTCGCCGCCGACATCCGCGACCGGATCCGCGAGCTCAGAGTCGAGTTCGACCTCGCGGGCGAGGACGGCGTCCCACCCGAAGAGGAGGGTGTGCCGCCGGAAGCCGAGTTCTGA